From a region of the Gossypium raimondii isolate GPD5lz chromosome 10, ASM2569854v1, whole genome shotgun sequence genome:
- the LOC105778367 gene encoding transcription factor FAMA isoform X2, with translation MEKEENYAANFVGPDYSLDHHQHHHQHQQPRIGESCGDNNNGMVDYMLNNPQQHQHISSSSGFYTTPASFDKLSFADVMQFADFGPKLALNQTRIPEDETGIDPSGYFLRFPVLNDKLEAESLMVPPSGIENVEELVEDKHGEDEARVSDNAAAQLRFFGEDDVHNRNPIAPTDPAKNKRKRPRTIKTSEEVESQRMTHIAVERNRRKQMNEHLRVLRSLMPGSYVQRGDQASIIGGAIEFVRELEQLLQCLESQKRRRLYGEASRQMGDTSMAAIQQQQQQQQQPVFPPMSTLPNDQMKVMEYETGLREETAENKSCLADVEVKLLGFDAMIKILCRRRPGQLVKTIAALEDLQLNILHTNITTIEQTVLYSFNVKVTSESGFSAEDIASSVQQIFSFIHANSSM, from the exons atggagaaagaagaaaactacGCG GCAAATTTTGTGGGGCCAGATTATTCTTTAGACCAtcatcagcatcatcatcaacatcagCAGCCTCGGATTGGTGAATCTTGTGGTGATAACAACAATGGGATGGTTGATTATATGTTGAATAATCCTCAACAACACCAGCATATATCATCTTCATCAGGGTTTTACACTACTCCAGCATCTTTCGATAAACTGAGCTTCGCTGATGTGATGCAGTTTGCAGATTTCGGTCCTAAATTAGCTTTAAACCAAACAAGGATCCCTGAAGACGAGACTGGGATCGATCCTTCTGGTTATTTCCTAAGGTTTCCTGTTTTAAACGACAAGTTAGAGGCTGAGTCTTTAATGGTTCCTCCATCTGGGATTGAAAACGTTGAGGAATTGGTGGAAGATAAGCATGGCGAAGATGAAGCTAGGGTTTCTGATAATGCTGCGGCGCAACTTCGTTtctttggagaagatgatgttCATAACAGAAACCCCATAGCACCTACAGATCCTGCTAAGAACAAGCGAAAGAGGCCAAGAACGATCAAAACCAGTGAAGAAGTTGAAAGCCAGAGGATGACTCACATAGCTGTTGAAAGGAATCGAAGGAAGCAAATGAACGAGCATCTTCGAGTGTTGAGATCCCTCATGCCTGGCTCTTACGTTCAAAGG GGAGATCAAGCCTCCATTATTGGTGGAGCCATAGAGTTTGTGAGAGAATTAGAGCAACTCCTTCAATGTCTAGAATCTCAGAAAAGAAGAAGATTGTATGGAGAAGCTTCACGGCAGATGGGAGATACATCAATGGCGGCTAttcagcagcagcagcaacaacaacaacagccGGTGTTTCCTCCGATGTCTACTCTCCCGAACGATCAAATGAAGGTAATGGAGTACGAAACCGGACTCCGCGAAGAAACGGCCGAAAACAAATCATGCTTGGCGGATGTTGAAGTGAAGCTTTTAGGGTTTGATGCAATGATCAAGATCTTGTGTAGGAGAAGACCAGGCCAACTGGTTAAAACCATAGCAGCTCTCGAAGATTTGCAGCTCAATATCCTTCATACCAACATCACCACCATTGAACAAACAGTTCTATATTCCTTCAACGTTAAG GTTACGAGTGAATCTGGGTTCAGCGCTGAAGACATTGCGAGCTCAGTTCAACAAATATTCAGTTTCATTCATGCAAATAGCAGCATGTAA
- the LOC105778367 gene encoding transcription factor FAMA isoform X1 — translation MLFCYKLDFLQANFVGPDYSLDHHQHHHQHQQPRIGESCGDNNNGMVDYMLNNPQQHQHISSSSGFYTTPASFDKLSFADVMQFADFGPKLALNQTRIPEDETGIDPSGYFLRFPVLNDKLEAESLMVPPSGIENVEELVEDKHGEDEARVSDNAAAQLRFFGEDDVHNRNPIAPTDPAKNKRKRPRTIKTSEEVESQRMTHIAVERNRRKQMNEHLRVLRSLMPGSYVQRGDQASIIGGAIEFVRELEQLLQCLESQKRRRLYGEASRQMGDTSMAAIQQQQQQQQQPVFPPMSTLPNDQMKVMEYETGLREETAENKSCLADVEVKLLGFDAMIKILCRRRPGQLVKTIAALEDLQLNILHTNITTIEQTVLYSFNVKVTSESGFSAEDIASSVQQIFSFIHANSSM, via the exons ATGTTATTCTGCTACAAACTTGATTTCCTTCAGGCAAATTTTGTGGGGCCAGATTATTCTTTAGACCAtcatcagcatcatcatcaacatcagCAGCCTCGGATTGGTGAATCTTGTGGTGATAACAACAATGGGATGGTTGATTATATGTTGAATAATCCTCAACAACACCAGCATATATCATCTTCATCAGGGTTTTACACTACTCCAGCATCTTTCGATAAACTGAGCTTCGCTGATGTGATGCAGTTTGCAGATTTCGGTCCTAAATTAGCTTTAAACCAAACAAGGATCCCTGAAGACGAGACTGGGATCGATCCTTCTGGTTATTTCCTAAGGTTTCCTGTTTTAAACGACAAGTTAGAGGCTGAGTCTTTAATGGTTCCTCCATCTGGGATTGAAAACGTTGAGGAATTGGTGGAAGATAAGCATGGCGAAGATGAAGCTAGGGTTTCTGATAATGCTGCGGCGCAACTTCGTTtctttggagaagatgatgttCATAACAGAAACCCCATAGCACCTACAGATCCTGCTAAGAACAAGCGAAAGAGGCCAAGAACGATCAAAACCAGTGAAGAAGTTGAAAGCCAGAGGATGACTCACATAGCTGTTGAAAGGAATCGAAGGAAGCAAATGAACGAGCATCTTCGAGTGTTGAGATCCCTCATGCCTGGCTCTTACGTTCAAAGG GGAGATCAAGCCTCCATTATTGGTGGAGCCATAGAGTTTGTGAGAGAATTAGAGCAACTCCTTCAATGTCTAGAATCTCAGAAAAGAAGAAGATTGTATGGAGAAGCTTCACGGCAGATGGGAGATACATCAATGGCGGCTAttcagcagcagcagcaacaacaacaacagccGGTGTTTCCTCCGATGTCTACTCTCCCGAACGATCAAATGAAGGTAATGGAGTACGAAACCGGACTCCGCGAAGAAACGGCCGAAAACAAATCATGCTTGGCGGATGTTGAAGTGAAGCTTTTAGGGTTTGATGCAATGATCAAGATCTTGTGTAGGAGAAGACCAGGCCAACTGGTTAAAACCATAGCAGCTCTCGAAGATTTGCAGCTCAATATCCTTCATACCAACATCACCACCATTGAACAAACAGTTCTATATTCCTTCAACGTTAAG GTTACGAGTGAATCTGGGTTCAGCGCTGAAGACATTGCGAGCTCAGTTCAACAAATATTCAGTTTCATTCATGCAAATAGCAGCATGTAA